In Calliopsis andreniformis isolate RMS-2024a chromosome 6, iyCalAndr_principal, whole genome shotgun sequence, the genomic window TATTCCATTCAAGATGTACCAAAAAACTTCAGCATATTTTTAGCTCATGAATTTTTCGACGCACTACCGATACACAAGTTTCAGGTATACGAGACGTAccagttgtacgttccgggaatataaaaataatcaCGATACGTATTTATACAGCGGttatgtttttttttcttttagaaAACCGACAAAGGATGGAACGAAATTTTAGTGGACATAATCGAGGGAAGCAACGAAGAGAAATTTCGTTACGTCTTGTCGAGTACGCCAACCCCGGCCTCTCTTTACATATCGGTAAATACATTCTTTCGTATTTCTGTCGTCGAGCCAGATTCGTTACCGCATCGACCGAAAAAAGTCGAATAAACGAACATTTTACAGAACGACGAAAAGAGGGATCACGTGGAAATTAGCCCACAAAGTCTAAGGATAGTAGATTACATGGCCCGGTACTTGTGGGAATACGGTGGATTCGCTTTAATCTGCGATTATGGTCACAACGGTGACAAAACCGATACTTTTCGCGCATTTTCTCGACACAAAATCCACGATCCGTTGTTGCATCCAGGAAGCGCAGATCTAACGGCAGACGTCGACTTCGCAGCTTTGAAAAAAGTTGCGGAAAAAGATGACAGATCGATAACATTCGGTCCCGTGACTCAATCAAGCTTCTTGAAACGCCTTGGAATCGACGCAAGATTAGAAATACTTCTGAAAAATGCGTCGAAGGAGGAGAAAGAACAATTGGTTTCCGAGTATCGAATGATAATGGACGCAGACAAAATGGGAACGCGTTTCAAAGTTTTCTCGTTGTTTCCATCGATTTTGAAGGATTACTTTCGAAAAGTTCCAGTCGCAGGATTTTGTTGAACGCGTACGTACGCATACGTACGTGTACGCCTATATAGATACATGTCGATAAAAACAAAAAACAGCGGATACGACGAAAGGAAGAATCAAGGGATCCGTCTTTGAACCGTCGCTGTTGCACCGAGTCGAACAAAGTCCTACCACCTCGTATATCGTGTAACGTTACGTATATATTTGTAATCGTCTcgcaacttttttttttttgtaaacaGAAAAAAACATGTTCCAAAAATTTCGTACGCGCGTAGATACAAATTTACGTTCATATTTATCGAAATAagatctttttcttttttagaaATCAAGCACGACTCGTCGCTTCGAAATCATGTTTCTTCCACACGTCCGAGAACTTCAATACTTTTTCTCGCTGCTGATCGAAATTTTCCTTTTTAGGTTTTCGCCATACATCGTGATCCAAGTCTAACATTCCACCTATAATCTCCTGTAGAATAAAAACGATGAAATTTATTCGTCGTACACGCGTCCTTAGATCCGAATACTCTCTTTTTCAGAGAAAAGTAAGAAGGCGTACCTCTGCAAAATTTTTTGGAAACATTCGTTCATCTTCGATCACGTGAGCGTATCCTTTATTCGTTTCAAATTCTACCATGAAATAAGATAAACCGTTCGGAATAACTTGACGTACATCCTTACGTTCCAGATCTATAACCTTCTTATTCATCGACCATTCCGTTTCACACTCCAACAGGGCTTTCTGTGCCAAAAGCATGGAATACATTAGGTTCGACGTTACGCGCATCTATAAATCGCTCTACGATTAATACACGTTTACCTTGAAATACATTGGCGCTAGCTCGCCAATTTCTTTCGGCAAGGGGATACATTCCAGTCGCATATGCGAGAATTTACGATTTTTGTAAATTTCGTAAAATACTGGGTATTCGTTTCGCTCCTTAAATATTTCGTACAAAGTACGTTTGAATGcctgaaacaaaaaaaaaaaaacaaaaaaaaaaaaaaaagaagaagaaagaaatCGAATAAGAAAATCGAATAAGAGAAAGGGAAGCATATTTTGCCcgtaaaaaggaaaagaaaaaaaaaaaaacggaaaACACACGGTACCTTCAATTTCTCCCAAACGTTTTCGTCCAATCGTAATTGACAAGCAACGTGCTGTACAGGCGTTAAGATGCAATGTCCATCAGTCAAAGACGCGTAAGGCGGAAGACTCAAACAAATTTCGGAATCCATGGTAACGATCATGTGTCTCGACATGTATTTGGAATCGATACACCAGCGACAACCGTCCAAACTCTTCGACAAACGTTGGTGTTCCCCGATGGCGGACGAACGATCGATTTTACTTTGTTTTACGCCCGATCGGACACGCGTAATTTGTTCCTCGAATGCATCATCCATATCCACGTTCTGTAAAAAAAATAGGTAACGCATCGATCGATTTACACCGCACGCAAGACGAGTTACGTTACGTTACGTGAATTACATACTTTAGAAGCGGATTTAACGAACGCAGCCTCATCTTCGTTCGTAGATCTTCCTCTTTCGCGTCGAAACTGAAAATATTCGTCGCTTCAATCGCAGCTATCGTTTCACGATCGATACACATCCAAAATCGTTTCCTCGAAATACCTACCAATTGTTCCAACGAATAGTTATCGTCGTCGAAATAGTGTCGCACTCTTTTTCCAGAAGTATGCGTTCGGCGATTCTTTCGTTCGACGCGTTCCGAAGAGTCAGCAAATCGACTACTACACTCTAACGGTCTCGCAACACCTATCGCGCATAAAAAATTATCGATCAATTATATACAGTTAGAGCGGGCTAATTCGATCCCGTTTCGTACGTACCTTTGCGGTCGGTGCGCGAAAGAATTACATCTTCCGTCTCGCACGATTGCGCAGTTTTCACAGAAAGCTCTCTAGCTTTCTGCAATCGAAGTTTGAGTTCAGCAGCAAGTTCCTACGGACGAAGGATGATCGCGTAtcatataattcaacgccacgtAGAATACATATCATCGcattcttaaaaaaaaaaaagaaaactttgACCGCTCAACTTACAGCATTTCCCATTATTTCAGCTTTAACGATCTTTGCCCCTAATTTATTCATTTCAGCCTCCGACATCAGTTCCGTCCGATCGCTTCCCGccgcgtcgtcgtcgtcgttcgCGTCGCTGTTGCTACTTTCAACACTAACGGTTATCGATCGAACGGTATCCGAATCGAGTCGCTTCTCTCTACTCTCATTCGACGTTTCGTTTCTCTGCCACCTTTTCGCGCCAGAGCGATTCGTTTGGTACGAAGCGTCGACAAAACAATCGTTATCGATGGGTTTTCTGTACTTTTCTTTTCGTTCCTCGAATCGTCGTCGGTTGTAATTTTCTCTACGTCGTTCACGCCTTTCCTCGCTTCCAGATCTAGGCGCGATACTTCGATCCCTGCTCGATTTCGCGGTGAAACCCGAAGGAGGTTCATCGTTCTCGTATCTCTCGTCGTCTCGCGGTTGATTTTCCAATCTAAATCTGTCGTCATTCTTCACGCGTCTCTCGGAAGTATGTCTTTTCGATGCTCTTTCCGCATTAGATATCATCGACCGTATAACTTCTAACGACTGAAAAGAATCCATATAGTCATTCGTtcgtttatttatttactttttttttttttttttcttttttttcttttatttatttcagtCTTTAAAGTAAACGATAACGTCCTTACACCCCATCTATCCCTCGCAACTTCTTCCAGACTTCTACCTTCCTCTTCCGCCTGCTGTCGCGCTCTCAGAAGACTCTTCTTGAGCCAATTCGCATCCGTTATTTCCATATCTGGATTTGTCATCGAGTCTGTACACGGCGGTAAACCATTACCACCATTTTTCCAATACGGATTTAATTCCTTGTCGCTTCGACCCAGTTTGTCGAAATCGCATTTATCAACGTTCGCGGTGGCACTCGCGCTACAAGACGCAGACCGTTTCTTCGTCGCATCCTGTACACGTGGAAACATACTTTCCATGTTCATCCAATCTTCCCTTTTACGAGGTTCCGATTTCTTCGACGAAGAAGAAGGAGAAGTCGTATGCACAGGCACAGGTCGAGCGATCGATCTTTCAACCCATTCTTGCTCCTCGCCGCTACTGTTCTAAACTCGCATAAGATTAAGTTCAGGAGATAAATATAGGAGATGTCAGCGGAAGGTAGGGTATATCGCACAGTTAGCGCACGAACGACGAACGTCATTGTTCGGCACAAGAATCGTCCCATCAGGAAGGaacaaaggaaaagaaaaaaaaaaagagaattatGCTACGGTAGCATCGAATAGGTTATAGACGGATATCGTACCGATAAAACAATACTTACATCACTCGAATTCGATTCGTTACGTTTCTTACGTCTTCTAGACTTCTTTTTATCCTTTCTTTTTTTGTTCTCACGTTCCGTCTTGCTTTCGTTGCGCTTCATTTCGATTATTTACAAACGGAACAGTGACTTAACTAACCAAGCACGCATCGATAGGCACATACACAAAATGCATCTAGACGCGTCATGGATCAGGATTCTACAAGGCATCTGGAGCTATCGCGATAAACCAAGGTCTGCCTAAATTGCGTGGGTGACCTAAGGGGGAAACAAAATTACGTATGACTTAATTTTTGCGGATAAAATTGACACCTACgacttactggtttttttagaAACAACGTTTAAGACAGTCCTGAGACGGGTAGATGGGAAGTACGTAAATTTGGCAGAGCTCAGTACGAAATGGTCGTAACGCGAGGCGTCAACTCGCGTGGTCGAGATACAGAACGGATtatgctattattattaataatttgaatattcagaCGACGCAAAGAGACGTCTGAGGGGTGCCACTCGTAGAATGAAACGAATCATTGATTACAAACAGTGATAAATGTAATCTTGAAACTGCTAGCGTAGAACCAAGTTAACTTGGCAGATGTCAGTACGAAACGGTTATACCGAGATGTGTCAAAATGCACCGGTCATACTTAAATcggctattatttataatatattattaataatctGAACATTCCGAAGATGTACGATCACTGTAGGTGCACTATGCgtccaataaaaaaaaaaacttttTTGTATTATGAAATGGCGATTAATGTAATTTCTGAATGCTAGTACAACACCAACTGAACTTGACAGAGTCGTGTACAGTTTTTGGGGAAGCTAATGTGCCAAATAGCGTGGTTGAAACAAAACGGGAAAAatgtattaattaataattcgaGAAGTTGACGATGTGAAATGATTGTAAGGGTGTAAAATGCTTTCGTGTAAGGATAAATAACCATAGAAGTGTATGACGTATATCTTTATTACTCTGTTGCatagaaaaagaaataattagAGCGAGGTACCAGTTGATCGCTAGAGGCGCTGCACGAATCAAACATCGGAATGAATGTTC contains:
- the LOC143180555 gene encoding CWF19-like protein 2, which produces MKRNESKTERENKKRKDKKKSRRRKKRNESNSSDNSSGEEQEWVERSIARPVPVHTTSPSSSSKKSEPRKREDWMNMESMFPRVQDATKKRSASCSASATANVDKCDFDKLGRSDKELNPYWKNGGNGLPPCTDSMTNPDMEITDANWLKKSLLRARQQAEEEGRSLEEVARDRWGSLEVIRSMISNAERASKRHTSERRVKNDDRFRLENQPRDDERYENDEPPSGFTAKSSRDRSIAPRSGSEERRERRRENYNRRRFEERKEKYRKPIDNDCFVDASYQTNRSGAKRWQRNETSNESREKRLDSDTVRSITVSVESSNSDANDDDDAAGSDRTELMSEAEMNKLGAKIVKAEIMGNAELAAELKLRLQKARELSVKTAQSCETEDVILSRTDRKGVARPLECSSRFADSSERVERKNRRTHTSGKRVRHYFDDDNYSLEQLFRRERGRSTNEDEAAFVKSASKNVDMDDAFEEQITRVRSGVKQSKIDRSSAIGEHQRLSKSLDGCRWCIDSKYMSRHMIVTMDSEICLSLPPYASLTDGHCILTPVQHVACQLRLDENVWEKLKAFKRTLYEIFKERNEYPVFYEIYKNRKFSHMRLECIPLPKEIGELAPMYFKKALLECETEWSMNKKVIDLERKDVRQVIPNGLSYFMVEFETNKGYAHVIEDERMFPKNFAEEIIGGMLDLDHDVWRKPKKENFDQQREKVLKFSDVWKKHDFEATSRA
- the LOC143180558 gene encoding protein arginine methyltransferase NDUFAF7, mitochondrial isoform X2, translating into MLVQQSKLRRCIEHFERSKNTNKSQSLYRHLYSKILSCGPISVADYMQEVLTHPTAGYYMNKDVFGKQGDFVTSPEITQLFGEMIAVWMLHEKLKLSKGPFQIIELGPGRGTLVKDVLRVFKQLRVLNDVSVHLVEISPALSSIQAKTLCETIKEHDVKRGRNVSSDRDAVAYYREGITEDGASIYWYYSIQDVPKNFSIFLAHEFFDALPIHKFQKTDKGWNEILVDIIEGSNEEKFRYVLSSTPTPASLYISNDEKRDHVEISPQSLRIVDYMARYLWEYGGFALICDYGHNGDKTDTFRAFSRHKIHDPLLHPGSADLTADVDFAALKKVAEKDDRSITFGPVTQSSFLKRLGIDARLEILLKNASKEEKEQLVSEYRMIMDADKMGTRFKVFSLFPSILKDYFRKVPVAGFC